The following are encoded together in the Flavobacterium haoranii genome:
- a CDS encoding ATP-dependent DNA helicase: MNSSLFYKTLRENFPFEPTLKQDVFLQKISEFVTNNNTSELFILKGYAGTGKTTIISTLVNYLQNVKRKYILLAPTGRAAKVISNYSSKQAFTIHKRIYFPKKSKSGGISFTLQQNKFKNTVFIVDESSMIADSNQDSKMYQYGSLLDDLMYYVDSGENCKLIFIGDTAQLPPIGMDVSPALDIDMMSLHFDKEVYHIELDEVMRQAESSGILYNATQLRELLKQSYITDFQFRLNPFKDIVRLQDSYEILDAIHDSFRQYGADETTFIVRSNKRANQYNQQIRAKILDRESELAVGDLLMVVKNNYFWLKETSEAGFIANGDIIEVQRIKNIVELYGFKFATVTVKMVDYPDQPAFETVLLLDTLTSESPSLTYDESNMLYNEVMKDFEDEKHQYRKFLKVKSSPHFNALQVKFSYAMTCHKSQGGQWHTVFIEQPYLPNGIDIDYIRWLYTAVTRAKEKLYLIGFKNDFFEE, from the coding sequence ATGAATTCAAGCTTGTTTTACAAAACGTTACGTGAAAATTTTCCATTTGAGCCAACACTAAAACAAGATGTTTTTCTTCAAAAAATTTCAGAATTTGTAACCAATAATAATACATCTGAACTTTTTATCCTCAAAGGTTATGCCGGAACTGGTAAAACAACAATAATTTCTACGCTTGTTAATTACTTACAAAACGTAAAAAGAAAGTATATATTGTTAGCGCCAACAGGTAGAGCTGCAAAAGTAATTTCTAATTATTCGAGCAAACAAGCCTTTACAATTCATAAGAGAATTTATTTTCCTAAAAAAAGTAAATCAGGTGGTATTTCTTTTACATTACAGCAAAATAAATTTAAGAATACAGTTTTTATTGTTGATGAATCTTCAATGATTGCCGATTCTAATCAAGATTCTAAAATGTATCAGTATGGCTCTTTGTTAGACGATTTAATGTATTATGTAGATTCTGGCGAAAATTGCAAACTTATATTTATAGGTGATACAGCTCAGTTACCGCCAATAGGAATGGATGTTAGTCCAGCTTTAGATATCGATATGATGTCGCTTCATTTCGATAAAGAAGTTTACCATATAGAATTAGACGAAGTTATGCGTCAGGCTGAATCTTCAGGAATTTTATACAATGCAACACAATTAAGAGAATTGTTAAAGCAAAGTTATATTACCGATTTTCAATTTCGATTAAATCCATTTAAAGATATTGTTCGCTTACAAGATAGTTATGAAATTTTAGATGCGATTCACGATTCGTTCCGACAATATGGTGCAGATGAAACTACTTTCATAGTACGATCAAATAAAAGAGCAAATCAGTATAACCAACAAATTCGCGCTAAAATTTTAGATAGAGAAAGTGAGTTAGCTGTTGGCGATTTATTGATGGTTGTAAAGAATAATTATTTTTGGTTAAAAGAAACTTCAGAAGCTGGCTTTATTGCGAATGGTGATATTATTGAAGTACAACGCATTAAAAATATTGTAGAATTATATGGATTTAAATTTGCTACAGTAACCGTAAAAATGGTCGATTATCCCGATCAGCCTGCTTTTGAAACGGTTTTACTTCTAGATACTTTAACTAGTGAATCGCCTTCGTTAACTTATGACGAATCGAATATGTTATATAATGAAGTAATGAAAGATTTTGAAGATGAAAAACATCAATATCGTAAATTTTTAAAAGTAAAAAGTAGTCCTCATTTTAATGCACTTCAGGTAAAGTTTTCTTATGCAATGACTTGTCATAAATCGCAAGGTGGACAATGGCATACGGTTTTTATAGAACAACCTTATTTACCAAATGGCATCGATATAGATTATATAAGATGGTTGTATACCGCTGTAACTCGTGCCAAAGAGAAGTTGTATTTGATTGGTTTCAAAAATGATTTTTTTGAAGAGTAA
- the kdsB gene encoding 3-deoxy-manno-octulosonate cytidylyltransferase, which yields MKIIAVIPARYASTRFPAKLLQDLGGKTVILRTYEAALATNLFDDVFVVTDSDLIFNEIESNGGKAIMSIKEHESGSDRIAEAVENMDVDVVINVQGDEPFINKSALSQLVEVFKNDADKKVDLASLMFEIKDNEEISNPNNVKVIIDQQGFALYFSRSVIPFPREENAGVRYMKHIGIYAFRKTALMDFYRLPMLSLEASEKLEQLRYLEYGKRIRMIETSHGSIGIDTPEDLEKARLLLKS from the coding sequence ATGAAAATTATCGCTGTAATTCCCGCGCGTTATGCATCTACACGATTTCCGGCTAAATTATTACAAGATTTAGGAGGAAAAACCGTAATTTTAAGAACATATGAAGCAGCTTTAGCTACAAATTTATTTGATGATGTTTTTGTAGTAACCGATTCTGATTTAATTTTTAATGAAATTGAATCGAATGGAGGTAAAGCTATTATGAGTATTAAAGAACATGAAAGCGGAAGCGATAGAATAGCAGAAGCTGTTGAAAATATGGATGTTGATGTTGTTATTAATGTTCAAGGAGACGAACCTTTTATAAATAAATCGGCTCTAAGTCAGTTGGTTGAAGTTTTTAAAAATGATGCCGACAAAAAAGTAGATTTAGCTTCGTTAATGTTTGAAATAAAAGATAATGAAGAAATTTCAAATCCAAATAATGTAAAGGTTATTATAGACCAACAAGGTTTTGCGTTATACTTTTCGCGTTCGGTAATTCCTTTTCCTAGAGAAGAAAATGCAGGAGTTCGTTATATGAAACACATTGGTATTTATGCTTTTAGAAAAACAGCTTTAATGGATTTTTATCGTTTACCAATGTTGAGTTTAGAAGCTTCTGAAAAATTAGAACAACTTCGCTATTTAGAATACGGAAAAAGAATTAGAATGATAGAAACTTCACATGGAAGTATAGGAATTGATACACCTGAAGATTTAGAAAAAGCAAGGTTATTATTAAAATCTTAA
- a CDS encoding spermidine synthase, translating into MFKKYLSYFLPVNIHKKTSQISKNLEVTWNNGQLVLDSENTNYSYGSLQRILRKGLKYIGYSRIQNFNSVLVLGVAGGSVIKTLVDEVKFTRKITGVEIDKDVVEIANSFFKLDQIENLNIVVDDAFEFVLKTKEKYDLIIIDIFQDTTMPNFLFEDFFIQRVNFLLNVNGFILFNTMVLDYKDRRRNAAYKSRFDEKYSVRMYPKVEVHNELFTIKKLA; encoded by the coding sequence ATGTTTAAAAAATATTTAAGCTATTTCTTACCCGTTAATATTCACAAAAAAACTTCGCAAATAAGTAAAAATCTGGAAGTTACATGGAATAATGGACAACTTGTCTTAGACTCTGAGAACACAAATTATTCTTATGGAAGTTTACAACGTATTTTAAGAAAAGGCTTAAAATATATTGGTTATTCGCGAATTCAAAATTTTAATTCGGTTTTAGTACTTGGTGTTGCTGGCGGAAGTGTTATTAAAACACTTGTTGATGAAGTGAAATTTACAAGAAAAATTACTGGAGTTGAAATTGATAAAGATGTGGTTGAAATTGCTAATTCATTTTTTAAATTAGACCAAATTGAAAACTTAAATATTGTAGTTGATGATGCTTTTGAATTTGTATTAAAAACAAAAGAAAAGTACGATTTAATTATAATTGACATCTTTCAAGATACAACAATGCCTAACTTTTTATTTGAAGATTTCTTTATTCAAAGAGTTAACTTTTTACTTAATGTAAATGGGTTTATCTTATTTAATACTATGGTTTTAGATTACAAAGATAGACGTAGAAACGCTGCCTACAAAAGTAGATTTGATGAAAAATATTCAGTAAGAATGTATCCAAAAGTTGAAGTTCATAACGAACTTTTTACAATTAAGAAATTAGCTTAG
- a CDS encoding 1-acyl-sn-glycerol-3-phosphate acyltransferase: MKKFIYKLIFFKIFGWKITGTMSPEVKKSILMVVPHTSWYDFFLGLFTRGIIGLQMNFVAKKELFIFPFGYYFKWVGGAPLDRGKNENKVDAIAKIFEEKEEFRLAIAPEGTRKKVNELKTGFYYIALKANVPIIPVAFDYGKKEVKLFDPFYPTGDKDADFQYLISLFKGVKGKYSENSFDSF, translated from the coding sequence ATGAAAAAGTTTATTTACAAGCTTATATTTTTCAAAATATTTGGATGGAAAATCACAGGAACAATGTCACCTGAGGTTAAGAAAAGTATTCTTATGGTAGTACCACACACAAGTTGGTACGATTTTTTTCTTGGTCTTTTTACAAGAGGAATCATTGGATTACAAATGAATTTTGTAGCTAAAAAAGAGCTTTTTATTTTTCCCTTCGGTTATTACTTTAAATGGGTTGGAGGAGCGCCATTAGACAGAGGTAAAAATGAAAATAAAGTAGATGCTATTGCAAAAATATTTGAGGAAAAAGAAGAATTTAGGCTAGCAATAGCTCCAGAAGGAACGCGTAAAAAAGTAAATGAGTTAAAAACTGGGTTTTACTATATAGCATTAAAAGCTAATGTTCCCATTATTCCTGTAGCTTTTGATTACGGTAAAAAAGAAGTAAAATTATTCGATCCATTTTATCCTACAGGAGATAAAGATGCAGATTTTCAATACCTTATAAGTCTATTCAAAGGAGTTAAAGGAAAGTATTCTGAAAATTCTTTCGATTCTTTTTAA
- a CDS encoding helix-turn-helix domain-containing protein, with product MINTDDFIKRLEAIFEFYGLSASTFADKIGVQRSSLSHLLSGRNKPSLDFILKVDEVFEEVDLYWLLNGTGTFPKSEKKITEAIKEVEKNSNDVLRENLKINDNFSQDLFSEVSEASTSTPIEKITNELITEKKISETIIESDIDYIVIFFKNGKFKKYTP from the coding sequence ATGATAAACACTGATGATTTTATAAAAAGACTCGAAGCTATCTTTGAATTTTATGGTTTATCTGCTTCTACATTTGCAGATAAAATAGGCGTTCAACGATCTAGTTTGTCTCACCTACTCTCTGGTAGAAATAAGCCTAGTTTAGATTTTATTTTAAAAGTAGATGAAGTATTTGAAGAAGTAGATTTGTATTGGCTATTAAATGGAACTGGAACATTTCCTAAAAGTGAAAAGAAAATTACTGAAGCAATTAAAGAAGTTGAAAAAAACTCAAATGATGTGTTAAGAGAGAATTTAAAAATTAATGATAATTTTTCACAGGATCTATTTAGTGAAGTTTCTGAAGCTTCTACTTCTACTCCCATTGAAAAAATCACTAATGAGCTTATTACGGAAAAAAAAATATCAGAAACAATAATTGAATCTGATATTGATTATATAGTGATATTCTTCAAAAATGGAAAATTTAAAAAATATACTCCTTAA
- a CDS encoding M14 family metallopeptidase codes for MNLQQLAQQYKYSNISGRYVTNIQLEPFLVSLSPSFKIDVIGKSVESKPIYSVAFGTGKKKILMWSQMHGNESTTTKGLIDFLHFLNTNTVLSSTFFDEFSVLCIPILNPDGAERYTRINANLVDLNRDAKDITQPESKILRQVYLEFKPDFCFNLHDQRTIFGTEGKDLPATMSFLAPAYNEEREYNDSRLKAVQVINKINDYLQKIIPNQVGRFDDSFNDNCIGDYLMTQNTPTLLFEAGHYQNDYQRDIVREFVFVSLFSGMIGVNEIYENDIVNNVLDKYLNIPQNKKYFFDFLYKNVNVFKDDIEKIITFAAQYEEVLDDGKVKFVAKIQAVELSSEYKGHVEYDAEKKKFNSEFGFYPLISKKADFSLNKMLNFYNGLQLF; via the coding sequence ATGAATTTACAGCAATTAGCCCAACAATATAAGTACTCAAATATTAGCGGAAGATATGTTACCAATATACAACTTGAACCATTTTTAGTATCTCTTTCTCCTAGTTTTAAAATAGATGTTATTGGTAAATCTGTAGAAAGTAAACCTATATATAGTGTAGCATTCGGAACAGGAAAAAAGAAGATTTTAATGTGGTCTCAAATGCACGGAAATGAATCGACAACCACAAAAGGGTTAATTGATTTTTTACATTTTTTAAATACAAATACAGTTTTATCTTCTACTTTCTTTGATGAATTTTCTGTTTTATGTATTCCAATTCTAAATCCTGATGGTGCAGAACGTTATACTAGAATAAATGCAAACTTAGTTGACTTAAATAGAGATGCAAAGGATATTACACAACCAGAAAGTAAGATATTAAGGCAAGTATATTTAGAATTTAAACCTGATTTTTGTTTTAATTTACACGATCAAAGAACAATTTTTGGTACTGAAGGTAAAGATTTACCTGCAACGATGTCTTTTTTAGCGCCAGCTTATAATGAGGAACGCGAATACAATGATTCTCGTTTAAAAGCTGTTCAGGTAATTAATAAGATTAACGATTATTTACAAAAAATAATTCCAAATCAGGTAGGAAGGTTTGATGATAGTTTCAATGATAATTGTATTGGTGACTATTTAATGACGCAAAATACACCAACTTTATTGTTTGAAGCGGGGCATTATCAAAATGATTATCAAAGAGATATTGTAAGAGAGTTTGTGTTTGTTTCGCTTTTTAGTGGAATGATAGGAGTGAATGAAATTTACGAAAACGATATAGTTAATAATGTTTTAGATAAATATTTGAATATTCCTCAAAATAAAAAGTATTTTTTTGATTTTTTGTATAAAAATGTCAATGTTTTTAAAGATGATATTGAAAAAATAATTACATTTGCAGCTCAATATGAAGAGGTTTTAGATGATGGAAAAGTCAAATTTGTAGCCAAAATTCAAGCTGTTGAACTTTCTTCAGAATACAAAGGGCACGTTGAATATGATGCCGAAAAGAAAAAATTTAACTCAGAATTTGGATTTTATCCGTTAATTTCAAAAAAAGCTGATTTTTCTTTAAATAAAATGTTAAATTTTTACAATGGTTTGCAATTATTTTAA